A segment of the Verrucomicrobiota bacterium genome:
GCGACGTGTTGCGCGAGGCATCGTTCCGCACCCGCTCGTCGCCGGAGAATCCCGCGCGCTTCATCGTCGTGGGCGACACGGCCGCGGGCACTCCCGGGCAGCGGCGGCTGGCTTACGAGATGTCGAGGGTGAACCCCGGGTCGATGCTCATCGTCGGCGACATCGTTTACTCGCGCGGGCGCGTGGCGGAATACCTCACGAACTTCTGGGGCCCCTACAACAACACCGCGGCGCCCGACCCCAAGCTCGGCGCGCCGCTCATGCAGTCCACCGTCTTCCATGCCGTGCTCGGCAACCACGACATCGGCGCCTCGAACATCGCCCGCGTGCCGGACGGCTTCGCCGCGTTTTACTACTTCCACGCGCCCACCAACGGCCCTGGGCCCGGTCCGTGGGCAACGCCCGTCGGCGGAACCGCGGCGCAGAACGCGGCTTTCCGCCAGGCCGCCGGCCCCGCGTGGCCGGCGCTCGGTTTCTACTCGTTCGACAACGGCCCGGCGCATTTCCTCGCGCTCGACGCCAACCGCTACGCCAACTACACGAACGCCACGCTGCTCAAGTGGATCGAGAACGACCTGCGCTCAACGAAGCAGCCGTGGAAGTTCGTGTTCTTCCATCACCCGGGCTTCCACTCCTCGTGGGCGCACTACAACGAACAGAAGATGCGCGTGCTCGCGCCGTTGTTTGAGGCGTGCGGCGTGGACGTCGTCTTCGCGGGACACGTCCACAATTACCAGCGATCGAAGCCGCTGCGATTCGCACCCGCCACGGCCAGGCCCACCACGCGCGGTCGCGTGGACGGCACGTTCAAGCTCGATGAGAAGTTCGACGGCACCACGGTGACGCAACCCGACGGCATTCTCTACATCGTGACCGGCGGCGGCGGCGCACGGCTTTACGATCCGGACTACACAGACGACCCGGAGGCGTGGAAGGTGAACGCGCCGGGAAACTGGGTGCCGTTCACGGCGAAGTTCATCGCCGACCGCCACTCGTTTTCGCTTGTCGAGGTCGACCGGCAGAAGTTCCTGCTGCGGCAGATCGACGACACGGGCGCCGAGGTGGACCGCATCGTCGTGACCAAGCCGCGATAGGCGCACGAGCATTCCGACGGCAGTTCGCGGCGCTTGCTTGTCGCGGGGCGGGTGCTACCGTCGCCCGCACGCCGAACCGGCCGCGCGACTGCGGCGGGTCTTGGCGCACCACACGAACATGGAAACTCCATTGGCCCCGGCGGACACCGCCCCCCCTGCCCCCGCGCCGACCGACGCCGTGCAGCAGAA
Coding sequences within it:
- a CDS encoding metallophosphoesterase family protein, with protein sequence MRLPLLSLGLLLALAVPMPAQTVLIKPYVQPGHGSTLDGRDSKVITWFTDQKPGQFTVEFGPTTRYGQSAAHIRTALDTQTNQHHFRYSATLADLPFDTTIHYRVKQGGDVLREASFRTRSSPENPARFIVVGDTAAGTPGQRRLAYEMSRVNPGSMLIVGDIVYSRGRVAEYLTNFWGPYNNTAAPDPKLGAPLMQSTVFHAVLGNHDIGASNIARVPDGFAAFYYFHAPTNGPGPGPWATPVGGTAAQNAAFRQAAGPAWPALGFYSFDNGPAHFLALDANRYANYTNATLLKWIENDLRSTKQPWKFVFFHHPGFHSSWAHYNEQKMRVLAPLFEACGVDVVFAGHVHNYQRSKPLRFAPATARPTTRGRVDGTFKLDEKFDGTTVTQPDGILYIVTGGGGARLYDPDYTDDPEAWKVNAPGNWVPFTAKFIADRHSFSLVEVDRQKFLLRQIDDTGAEVDRIVVTKPR